One Micromonospora sp. FIMYZ51 genomic window carries:
- a CDS encoding isochorismatase family protein, with protein sequence MTTLPERPNAALLVIDVQRGVVAGAHDRDGVIANINTLVAKARAEQVPVVWIQHSDDDLPQDSPDWQYVPELVRHDTEPLVHKRYGDSFEHTDLETVLAERQVGRLVVTGAQTDMCIRSTLHGALVRGYDATLVTDAHTTEDLSAYGAPPPHQVIAHTNLYWRFQTAPGRQAAAVPTAEVEFAPAS encoded by the coding sequence ATGACGACCCTGCCCGAGCGGCCGAACGCGGCGCTGCTCGTCATCGACGTCCAACGGGGAGTGGTCGCCGGCGCCCACGACCGCGACGGCGTGATCGCCAACATCAACACCCTGGTGGCCAAGGCCCGCGCCGAGCAGGTGCCCGTCGTCTGGATCCAGCACTCCGACGACGACCTCCCGCAGGACAGCCCGGACTGGCAGTACGTTCCCGAGCTGGTCCGCCACGACACGGAGCCGCTGGTGCACAAGCGCTACGGCGACTCCTTCGAACACACCGACCTGGAGACGGTGCTGGCCGAGCGCCAGGTCGGCCGGCTGGTCGTCACCGGCGCCCAGACCGACATGTGCATCCGCTCGACCCTGCACGGCGCGCTGGTGCGCGGTTACGACGCCACGCTGGTCACCGACGCGCACACCACCGAGGATCTCAGCGCGTACGGTGCGCCGCCGCCGCACCAGGTGATCGCGCACACCAACCTGTACTGGCGCTTCCAGACCGCGCCCGGACGACAGGCCGCCGCCGTGCCGACGGCCGAGGTCGAGTTCGCCCCGGCCAGCTGA
- a CDS encoding TetR family transcriptional regulator C-terminal domain-containing protein, with protein MDARQRQLLDAAITVLGTRGTRHLTHRAVDEAAALPTGSTSNRYRTREALLTGVLTRILEAETAGWNHLAANLDPIDPDTFATTLGTLVHRLATTDRTLTLARLAIFAEAAHQPALRQHIAHGQRQLATWATPLLAALGARHPATAQRLLLALVDGLLNHQLANPDPAFEPTPAIAALLPAILAARPN; from the coding sequence GTGGACGCCCGCCAACGCCAACTCCTCGACGCCGCCATCACCGTCCTCGGCACCCGCGGCACCCGCCACCTCACCCACCGCGCCGTCGACGAGGCAGCCGCCCTACCCACCGGCTCCACCTCCAACCGCTACCGCACCCGCGAAGCCCTCCTCACCGGCGTACTCACCCGCATCCTCGAAGCCGAGACCGCCGGCTGGAACCACCTCGCCGCCAACCTCGACCCCATCGACCCCGACACCTTCGCCACCACCCTCGGCACCCTCGTCCACCGCCTCGCCACCACCGACCGCACCCTCACCCTCGCCCGCCTGGCCATCTTCGCCGAGGCCGCCCACCAACCCGCCCTGCGCCAACACATCGCCCACGGCCAACGCCAACTCGCCACCTGGGCCACACCCCTGCTCGCCGCCCTCGGCGCCCGCCACCCGGCCACCGCCCAACGGCTCCTGCTCGCCCTCGTCGACGGCCTGCTCAACCACCAACTCGCCAACCCCGACCCGGCCTTCGAACCCACCCCGGCGATCGCCGCCCTCCTACCCGCGATCCTCGCCGCCCGACCGAACTGA
- a CDS encoding DUF5999 family protein: MCQHQPTCPSAEATDREAAKVIACFPEQGWSLLCNGVIVFEDTGELLPDGSSIAPHRGPARHALAA, translated from the coding sequence ATGTGCCAGCACCAACCCACCTGCCCCTCCGCCGAAGCCACCGACCGGGAAGCTGCCAAGGTCATCGCCTGCTTTCCTGAGCAGGGCTGGAGCCTGCTCTGCAACGGGGTCATCGTCTTCGAGGACACCGGTGAGCTGCTGCCCGACGGCAGCAGCATCGCACCACACCGTGGCCCCGCCCGACACGCCCTCGCCGCCTGA
- a CDS encoding endonuclease/exonuclease/phosphatase family protein yields MRLATFNLLHGRSLTDGLVDPDRLATAVAALDADVLALQEVDRDQSRSGNLDLTAVAAQALHATEHRFAAAVVGTPGETFRPLTHDDDGHGEPCYGVGLVSRHRVTAWRVTRLRPAPVRSPVYAPGPGGGLILLRDEPRVVLAAVLDTPSGPLTVAATHLSFVPGWNAHQLRQVVRALRQLPAPRILLGDLNLPAWATRTISGWHLLGRRPTYPAGQPRVQLDHVIADRQDFDRLPPVTAVQTPLSAISDHRPLLVDLGPAHPA; encoded by the coding sequence GTGCGCCTGGCCACGTTCAACCTGCTGCACGGCCGATCCCTCACCGACGGCCTGGTCGACCCCGACCGGCTCGCCACCGCCGTGGCCGCCCTCGACGCCGACGTCCTGGCCCTGCAAGAGGTCGACCGCGACCAGTCCCGCAGCGGCAACCTCGACCTCACCGCGGTGGCCGCCCAAGCCCTGCACGCCACCGAACACCGCTTCGCCGCCGCCGTCGTCGGCACCCCCGGCGAAACATTCCGCCCACTGACCCACGACGACGACGGCCACGGCGAACCCTGCTACGGCGTCGGACTCGTCTCCCGCCACCGGGTCACCGCCTGGCGCGTCACCCGCCTACGCCCCGCCCCGGTACGCTCCCCGGTCTACGCCCCCGGCCCCGGCGGCGGACTGATCCTGCTCCGCGACGAACCCCGCGTCGTCCTCGCCGCCGTCCTGGACACCCCCAGCGGACCGCTCACCGTCGCCGCCACCCACCTGTCCTTCGTCCCCGGCTGGAACGCCCACCAACTGCGCCAGGTCGTCCGCGCCCTGCGGCAGCTACCCGCCCCCCGCATCCTGCTCGGCGACCTCAACCTGCCCGCCTGGGCCACCCGCACGATCTCCGGCTGGCACCTGCTGGGCCGCCGACCGACCTACCCGGCCGGACAGCCCCGCGTCCAACTCGACCACGTCATCGCCGACCGACAGGACTTCGACCGCCTACCCCCGGTCACCGCCGTGCAGACCCCCCTGTCGGCCATCTCCGACCACCGCCCCCTCCTGGTCGACCTCGGCCCCGCCCACCCCGCCTAG
- a CDS encoding GNAT family N-acetyltransferase, with product MVVRAEHDREVLAALLGRDPRLHAYELGDLDEFFWPYTSWFRRGEAVALLFHGARPPTLLALSAPAGVGELAALLGELAPVLPARFDAHLSPGLERVFGDSFRVVSRGLHLKMALTDPGRLAAVRPAGVLLDREDLPGLRELYAAAYPGNWFDARMVDTGRYVGVRAGAAVVAVAGVHVYSPAYRVAALGNVTTHPDWRRRGLAAAVVARLCALLRADVDHVTLNVQADNVAAVRLYEGLGFSRVAGYGEFELSAVLG from the coding sequence ATGGTGGTGCGTGCGGAACATGACCGGGAGGTGTTGGCGGCGCTGCTGGGTCGGGATCCGCGGTTGCACGCCTACGAGTTGGGTGATCTCGACGAGTTCTTCTGGCCGTACACGTCGTGGTTTCGGCGCGGCGAGGCGGTGGCGTTGCTGTTTCACGGTGCGCGGCCACCGACGTTGCTGGCGTTGTCGGCTCCGGCGGGGGTCGGTGAGTTGGCGGCGTTGCTGGGTGAGTTGGCGCCGGTGTTGCCGGCGCGGTTCGACGCGCATCTGTCGCCGGGGTTGGAGCGGGTGTTTGGTGACTCGTTCCGGGTGGTGTCGCGGGGTCTGCATCTGAAGATGGCGTTGACCGATCCGGGACGGTTGGCGGCGGTGCGGCCGGCTGGGGTGTTGCTGGATCGGGAGGATCTACCGGGGCTGCGGGAGCTGTACGCGGCGGCGTACCCGGGTAACTGGTTCGATGCGCGGATGGTGGACACCGGCCGGTATGTGGGGGTGCGTGCCGGTGCGGCGGTGGTGGCGGTGGCCGGGGTGCACGTGTACTCCCCCGCCTATCGGGTGGCGGCGCTGGGCAACGTGACGACGCATCCGGATTGGCGGCGGCGGGGGTTGGCGGCGGCGGTGGTGGCGCGGTTGTGTGCCCTGCTGCGCGCCGATGTCGATCATGTGACGCTGAATGTGCAGGCGGACAATGTCGCGGCGGTGCGGCTCTACGAGGGGTTGGGGTTCAGTCGGGTGGCCGGTTACGGGGAGTTCGAGTTGTCGGCCGTTCTCGGCTGA
- a CDS encoding FAD-dependent monooxygenase — protein sequence MRGSAAVIGGGVGGLAVANGLLRAGWTVTVFERAGRLPPSGTGLGIWPSALRALDRLGVGPAARERGRAQPDGAMRRPDGSVIATLDVERIRRRHGEGVLLLSRPALLGLLAEALPVGTVRFDAAVADPAALVDGYDVVVGADGIGSATRAAMFGDRYPLRYSGMTAWRGTVPLDVPAGGETWGRGRKFGVTPQGPGVTNWYAAVAAPAGYRPPEGDLVALRRWFGDWHDPLPAVLERIEAGGVLHHDVFFLPALPSYVRGRLVLLGDAAHAMTPDLGQGACQALIDAVVLAEALAAAPDVVSALARYDGMRRGPTRRMAAMAVRAGRLAQVRRGTGVRDAALRLALAFGPPG from the coding sequence ATGCGAGGATCAGCGGCCGTCATCGGCGGCGGTGTGGGCGGACTGGCGGTGGCCAATGGGCTGTTGCGGGCCGGGTGGACGGTGACGGTGTTCGAGCGGGCCGGGCGGCTGCCGCCGAGCGGCACCGGCCTGGGCATCTGGCCGTCGGCGTTGCGGGCGCTGGATCGCCTCGGGGTCGGTCCGGCTGCGCGCGAACGGGGGCGTGCGCAGCCGGACGGGGCGATGCGCCGGCCGGATGGTTCGGTGATCGCGACCTTGGATGTGGAGCGGATTCGGCGGCGGCACGGCGAGGGGGTGTTGCTGTTGTCGCGTCCGGCCCTGTTGGGGTTGCTGGCGGAGGCGTTGCCGGTGGGCACTGTGCGGTTCGACGCTGCGGTGGCCGATCCCGCGGCGCTTGTCGACGGGTACGACGTGGTGGTCGGCGCGGACGGCATCGGTAGTGCCACGCGGGCGGCGATGTTCGGTGACCGCTATCCGTTGCGGTATTCGGGGATGACGGCGTGGCGTGGCACGGTGCCGTTGGACGTGCCGGCGGGTGGTGAGACCTGGGGGCGGGGGCGCAAGTTCGGGGTGACGCCGCAGGGGCCGGGGGTGACGAACTGGTACGCGGCGGTGGCCGCGCCGGCGGGTTACCGGCCGCCGGAGGGTGATCTGGTGGCGTTGCGGCGGTGGTTCGGTGACTGGCACGATCCGCTGCCGGCGGTGCTGGAGCGCATCGAGGCGGGCGGGGTGCTGCACCATGACGTGTTCTTCCTGCCGGCGTTGCCGTCGTACGTGCGGGGTCGTCTGGTGTTGCTGGGTGACGCGGCGCATGCGATGACGCCGGATCTGGGGCAGGGTGCCTGCCAGGCGTTGATCGACGCGGTGGTGTTGGCGGAGGCGTTGGCGGCGGCGCCGGATGTGGTGTCGGCGTTGGCGCGCTACGACGGTATGCGGCGGGGGCCGACGCGGCGGATGGCGGCGATGGCGGTGCGGGCGGGCCGGTTGGCGCAGGTGCGGCGCGGCACCGGGGTGCGGGATGCGGCGTTGCGGTTGGCGTTGGCGTTCGGTCCCCCGGGCTGA
- a CDS encoding GNAT family N-acetyltransferase, which produces MTQATLRTARIVLVPLADEHLPGEIELDADPEVMRHLGPVRSAEEVRAVHGRRLAVARQAPGLGFWAGLVGGEFVGWWLLEPPQRPDQGPVAGQAELGYRLLRRWWRRGLASEGARELVRHGFAELGLRRVFAETMAVNVASRATMAAVGMRYVRTFHQSWPDPLPGTQWGEVEYEITRARWVAGAVPTGRGGSAASGGVEAAGADLA; this is translated from the coding sequence ATGACTCAGGCAACGTTGCGTACCGCCCGGATCGTGTTGGTGCCGTTGGCCGACGAGCATCTGCCGGGTGAGATCGAGCTGGACGCGGATCCGGAGGTGATGCGTCACCTGGGGCCGGTGCGGTCGGCCGAGGAGGTGCGTGCGGTGCACGGGCGGCGGTTGGCGGTGGCCCGGCAGGCGCCGGGGTTGGGGTTCTGGGCCGGTCTGGTCGGCGGTGAGTTCGTCGGCTGGTGGTTGCTGGAGCCGCCGCAGCGTCCCGATCAGGGGCCGGTGGCGGGGCAGGCCGAGTTGGGTTACCGGCTGCTGCGCCGGTGGTGGCGGCGGGGCTTGGCCAGTGAGGGGGCCCGGGAGTTGGTGCGGCATGGTTTCGCCGAGTTGGGGCTGCGGCGGGTGTTCGCCGAGACGATGGCGGTGAACGTCGCGTCGCGGGCGACGATGGCGGCGGTGGGGATGCGGTATGTGCGCACGTTCCACCAGTCGTGGCCGGATCCGCTGCCGGGTACGCAGTGGGGTGAGGTGGAGTACGAGATCACCCGGGCGCGGTGGGTGGCGGGTGCGGTACCCACCGGCCGGGGTGGTTCAGCTGCGTCGGGAGGAGTCGAAGCGGCCGGCGCGGATCTCGCGTAG
- a CDS encoding TSUP family transporter, translating into MPPVELDPLTVSTLLAAAAVAGWVDAVVGGGGLLLLPALLVAAPGMPPATALGTNKLAAIAGTATAAVTYARRTKIDWAVAGPAAVLAVLCAGLGAALAGAVPPAAYRPVVLVVLLSVALFVVLRPSLGTVAVPGRRTRVRMVVAVVVAGVGIATYDGLIGPGTGTFLVVAFTALVGADFVHGSAMAKVVNAGTNAGALAVFAVTGNVWWLLGAAMAVCNIVGAMVGARMALRRGAGFVRVVLLVVVLALVGKLGYDQWLAG; encoded by the coding sequence ATGCCGCCCGTGGAGTTGGATCCGTTGACCGTGTCGACCCTGCTGGCCGCTGCTGCTGTTGCCGGGTGGGTGGACGCTGTGGTGGGTGGTGGTGGCTTGTTGCTGCTGCCGGCGTTGTTGGTGGCGGCGCCGGGGATGCCGCCGGCGACCGCGTTGGGTACGAACAAGTTGGCGGCGATCGCGGGTACGGCGACGGCGGCGGTGACGTACGCCCGCCGCACGAAGATCGATTGGGCGGTGGCCGGGCCGGCGGCGGTGTTGGCGGTGCTCTGTGCCGGGTTGGGTGCGGCGTTGGCGGGGGCGGTGCCGCCGGCGGCGTATCGGCCGGTGGTGTTGGTGGTGCTGTTGTCGGTGGCGTTGTTCGTGGTGCTGCGGCCGAGTTTGGGGACGGTGGCGGTGCCGGGGCGGCGGACCCGGGTGCGGATGGTGGTGGCGGTGGTGGTCGCCGGGGTCGGTATCGCCACCTATGACGGGTTGATCGGTCCGGGTACGGGCACGTTTCTGGTGGTGGCGTTCACGGCGCTGGTGGGTGCGGATTTCGTGCACGGTTCGGCGATGGCGAAGGTGGTCAACGCGGGGACCAATGCGGGGGCGTTGGCGGTGTTCGCGGTGACCGGCAACGTGTGGTGGTTGCTGGGTGCGGCGATGGCGGTGTGCAACATCGTCGGTGCGATGGTGGGTGCGCGGATGGCGTTGCGGCGGGGGGCGGGGTTCGTCCGGGTGGTGTTGCTGGTGGTGGTGTTGGCGTTGGTGGGCAAGCTCGGCTACGACCAGTGGTTGGCCGGGTGA
- the def gene encoding peptide deformylase — protein MTMRDIRIIGDPVLRTPCEPITSFDTELRALVTDLMDTLLGAPGRAGVAAPQIGVSAQVFVYDADGHRGHMINPTVELSTELADDDEGCLSIPGLYFPTPRALHATAHGFDQHGEPLTIAGSGFLARALQHETDHLHGRLYVDTLRGDVRRRALREIRAGRFDSSRRS, from the coding sequence ATGACGATGCGCGACATCCGAATCATCGGCGACCCGGTGCTACGCACCCCCTGCGAGCCGATCACCAGCTTCGACACCGAACTGCGCGCACTGGTCACCGACTTGATGGACACCCTGCTCGGCGCACCCGGCCGCGCCGGCGTCGCCGCACCACAGATCGGCGTCAGCGCCCAGGTCTTCGTCTACGACGCCGACGGCCACCGCGGCCACATGATCAACCCCACGGTGGAACTGTCCACCGAACTCGCCGACGACGACGAAGGCTGCCTCTCCATCCCCGGCCTGTACTTCCCGACCCCCCGCGCCCTGCACGCCACCGCCCACGGCTTCGACCAGCACGGCGAACCCCTCACCATCGCCGGCAGCGGCTTCCTCGCCCGCGCCCTGCAACACGAGACCGACCACCTGCACGGCCGCCTCTACGTCGACACCCTGCGCGGCGACGTCCGCCGCCGCGCCCTACGCGAGATCCGCGCCGGCCGCTTCGACTCCTCCCGACGCAGCTGA
- a CDS encoding chorismate-binding protein: protein MVRGKSAERMSRNRPYGVEALPQMVADPPATPAAYRGRLVERARWQWRPTDGGDPAARTEEFLAAHGLPLHDLARPATPPDPTGVCGAAVYFSAAAGALLVGGATGATNPADLPEVAVVVYGHADPPAPRAHPPAARQPDPPTPWTPGPWTESWSPRQHADAVTAVRHAIGRGDVYQVNLVGHAAAAYTGDPLPALTRLGQLPGARYGGVLTGTGWAIGCASPETLIELHQGTLTTRPIKGTRPATAAGRTDLLTSAKERAEHIMIVDLERNDLARVAATGSVRVDELFAVRRWCQLWQAESTIRAHVADGLGLADLLRAVCPGGSVTGAPKLAALDRIAALEPVGRGASMGALGWVGPDHLDLGLTIRTAAVDTTAVHVWAGGGITWDSDPDAEVAEAAAKTAPVRAALS, encoded by the coding sequence GTGGTGCGTGGGAAATCCGCTGAACGGATGAGCAGGAACCGCCCGTACGGCGTGGAAGCGCTCCCACAGATGGTGGCCGATCCCCCCGCCACCCCCGCCGCCTACCGTGGCCGACTCGTCGAACGCGCCCGCTGGCAGTGGCGCCCCACCGACGGCGGCGACCCCGCCGCCCGCACCGAGGAGTTCCTCGCCGCCCACGGCCTGCCCCTGCACGACCTGGCCCGCCCGGCCACCCCACCCGACCCGACCGGCGTCTGCGGCGCCGCCGTCTACTTCTCCGCCGCCGCCGGCGCCCTGCTCGTCGGCGGCGCCACCGGCGCGACCAACCCCGCCGACCTGCCCGAGGTCGCCGTCGTCGTCTACGGCCACGCCGACCCACCCGCACCCCGCGCCCACCCACCGGCGGCCCGCCAACCCGACCCACCGACGCCCTGGACACCCGGACCGTGGACGGAAAGCTGGAGCCCACGCCAGCACGCCGACGCCGTCACCGCCGTCCGCCACGCCATCGGCCGCGGCGACGTCTACCAGGTCAACCTGGTCGGCCACGCCGCCGCCGCATACACCGGCGACCCACTACCGGCCCTGACCCGCCTCGGCCAGCTACCCGGCGCCCGCTACGGCGGCGTACTGACCGGCACCGGCTGGGCCATCGGCTGCGCCAGCCCGGAAACCCTCATCGAACTGCACCAGGGCACCCTGACCACCCGCCCCATCAAAGGCACCCGCCCGGCCACCGCCGCCGGCCGCACCGACCTGCTCACCTCCGCCAAGGAACGCGCCGAACACATCATGATCGTCGACCTGGAACGCAACGACCTGGCCCGCGTCGCCGCCACCGGCAGCGTCCGCGTCGACGAACTGTTCGCCGTACGCCGCTGGTGCCAGCTGTGGCAGGCCGAATCCACCATCCGCGCCCACGTCGCCGACGGCCTCGGCCTGGCCGACCTGCTACGCGCCGTCTGCCCCGGCGGATCCGTCACCGGCGCACCCAAACTCGCCGCCCTGGACCGCATCGCCGCCCTCGAACCAGTCGGCCGGGGCGCCAGCATGGGCGCCCTCGGCTGGGTCGGACCCGACCACCTCGACCTCGGCCTGACCATCCGCACCGCCGCCGTGGACACCACCGCCGTGCACGTCTGGGCCGGCGGCGGCATCACCTGGGACAGCGACCCCGACGCCGAAGTCGCCGAGGCGGCAGCCAAAACCGCACCGGTACGCGCCGCCCTCAGCTGA
- a CDS encoding tyrosine-type recombinase/integrase, translating into MHDKSDKVVVALIEDFLTARATRKPSPHTQAAYRRDLHTVAALAAELATPPLPLADLPISALSPRLLRAAFARFAGTRAAASVGRAWSTWNGFFSFLVAEQVVAGNPMPAVGRPRTPLPQPKPLRGEDTPEQLLASAARGAGRQRDPWPERDVAVLALALCAGLRLSELLALRVGSLGGRPGERRLAVSGKGGRPRVLPVEPDLDAVLGDYLDSRVRRFGSRTVRADASLFVDRQGEPLRRGGLQYLVESCYRRAGIGDRVPRGARLHALRHTFATRLAEDGAGAAEIMRLLGHASLASSQTYIEVTAVQQREAVRANRTNRALVRVGAGSVRSGGEDRG; encoded by the coding sequence ATGCATGACAAATCGGATAAAGTGGTTGTCGCGCTGATCGAGGACTTCCTGACCGCGCGGGCCACCCGCAAGCCCTCCCCGCACACCCAGGCCGCGTACCGGCGGGACCTGCACACCGTGGCCGCGCTCGCCGCCGAGCTGGCCACCCCTCCCCTCCCCCTCGCCGACCTGCCGATCAGCGCGCTGTCCCCCAGGCTTCTGCGGGCGGCCTTCGCCCGGTTCGCCGGCACCCGGGCCGCCGCCTCGGTGGGGCGGGCCTGGTCGACCTGGAACGGTTTCTTCTCCTTTCTGGTGGCCGAGCAGGTGGTGGCGGGCAACCCGATGCCGGCGGTGGGCCGCCCCCGGACGCCGCTCCCCCAGCCCAAGCCGCTGCGTGGCGAGGACACCCCGGAGCAGTTGCTCGCCTCGGCTGCGCGCGGTGCGGGCCGGCAGCGGGATCCGTGGCCGGAGCGGGACGTGGCGGTGCTGGCGTTGGCGCTCTGTGCGGGCCTGCGGTTGTCGGAGTTGCTGGCGCTGCGGGTCGGCTCGCTTGGTGGGCGTCCCGGCGAGCGGCGGTTGGCGGTGTCGGGCAAGGGTGGGCGGCCCCGGGTGCTGCCGGTGGAGCCGGATCTGGACGCGGTGCTCGGCGACTACCTGGACAGCCGGGTGCGGCGGTTCGGTTCGCGTACGGTGCGGGCCGATGCGTCATTGTTTGTGGATCGGCAGGGCGAACCGTTGCGGCGGGGTGGGTTGCAGTATCTGGTGGAGTCCTGTTATCGGCGTGCCGGTATCGGCGACCGGGTGCCGCGCGGGGCGCGGTTGCACGCGTTGCGGCACACGTTCGCGACGCGGTTGGCCGAGGACGGTGCGGGGGCGGCGGAGATCATGCGGTTGTTGGGGCATGCGTCGTTGGCGTCGTCGCAGACCTATATCGAGGTGACTGCGGTTCAGCAGCGGGAGGCGGTGCGGGCCAACCGTACGAATCGCGCGCTGGTTCGGGTTGGTGCGGGGTCAGTTCGGTCGGGCGGCGAGGATCGCGGGTAG